A stretch of the Ostrea edulis chromosome 9, xbOstEdul1.1, whole genome shotgun sequence genome encodes the following:
- the LOC125658125 gene encoding protein phosphatase 1 regulatory subunit 3B-like isoform X1, producing the protein MACSNFDSTSISDDEMEVCETVGACNFQMLSTLSHSFTLPRTMPVDYTTYLLSSSPPASMLEQIFSNRCEKLPNTHRFTENVFSFRETAAEVSVMENEKKPPKPIIQRCNSYEDEEIESSSGCSSGRESPTPSSPKGKKRVSFADNRGFALATVKIMTEPSDVPPRLRPELLASITQGATAGVSAGPPLILDFKQPASDYLSFRDKLEKNCVSLENVIIRDYTVLGTVKVKNVAFEKKVLLRCTFDSWETHMDVDSKYATYPDTNSMFDTFSFEFEVPTNFDLQKKMEFAVCFEADGKQYWDNNDGKNYKIFSADVKASNHDQEPVKPVEDISKLRNVDSWTQFASWNKVDTSLPYW; encoded by the coding sequence aTTTCCAAATGCTAAGCACTCTTTCCCATAGTTTCACTCTTCCGAGAACAATGCCTGTGGATTATACAACTTATCTACTTTCGTCTAGTCCACCAGCTTCCATGCTGGAACAGATATTTTCAAACCGCTGCGAGAAGCTACCAAATACACATCGCTTTACTGAAAACGTCTTCTCCTTCCGAGAGACGGCAGCTGAAGTCAGCGTAATGGAAAATGAAAAGAAGCCTCCAAAACCCATCATTCAGCGTTGCAACAGTTACGAAGATGAGGAGATTGAATCTTCTTCGGGATGTTCATCTGGTCGAGAGTCGCCCACTCCTTCCTCGCCAAAGGGGAAGAAAAGAGTTTCGTTTGCAGACAATAGAGGGTTTGCCCTTGCAACTGTCAAAATAATGACAGAGCCCTCAGATGTACCCCCAAGGTTACGACCAGAACTTTTGGCATCAATCACTCAAGGGGCGACAGCAGGTGTGTCCGCAGGGCCACCTCTCATTCTGGACTTCAAACAACCAGCTTCAGACTATCTTAGTTTCAGAGACAAATTAGAGAAAAATTGTGTTTCTTTGGAGAATGTCATAATCAGAGACTACACTGTCCTTGGAACAGtgaaagttaaaaatgttgcttttgaaaAGAAAGTGCTCTTGAGGTGCACGTTTGATTCTTGGGAGACACATATGGATGTAGATTCTAAGTATGCAACATATCCTGACACCAACAGTATGTTTGATacattttcttttgaatttgAAGTGCCTACCAATTTTGACCTTCAGAAAAAGATGGAATTTGCAGTTTGTTTTGAGGCAGACGGAAAACAATACTGGGATAACAATGAtggaaaaaattacaaaattttctCAGCAGATGTCAAAGCATCTAACCATGATCAAGAACCAGTCAAACCTGTGGAGGATATTTCGAAATTGAGAAACGTGGATTCGTGGACTCAGTTTGCTTCATGGAACAAAGTGGATACCTCTTTGCCATACTGGTAG
- the LOC125658125 gene encoding protein phosphatase 1 regulatory subunit 3B-like isoform X2 codes for MQGHFKGNFHRICEYLDFQMLSTLSHSFTLPRTMPVDYTTYLLSSSPPASMLEQIFSNRCEKLPNTHRFTENVFSFRETAAEVSVMENEKKPPKPIIQRCNSYEDEEIESSSGCSSGRESPTPSSPKGKKRVSFADNRGFALATVKIMTEPSDVPPRLRPELLASITQGATAGVSAGPPLILDFKQPASDYLSFRDKLEKNCVSLENVIIRDYTVLGTVKVKNVAFEKKVLLRCTFDSWETHMDVDSKYATYPDTNSMFDTFSFEFEVPTNFDLQKKMEFAVCFEADGKQYWDNNDGKNYKIFSADVKASNHDQEPVKPVEDISKLRNVDSWTQFASWNKVDTSLPYW; via the coding sequence aTTTCCAAATGCTAAGCACTCTTTCCCATAGTTTCACTCTTCCGAGAACAATGCCTGTGGATTATACAACTTATCTACTTTCGTCTAGTCCACCAGCTTCCATGCTGGAACAGATATTTTCAAACCGCTGCGAGAAGCTACCAAATACACATCGCTTTACTGAAAACGTCTTCTCCTTCCGAGAGACGGCAGCTGAAGTCAGCGTAATGGAAAATGAAAAGAAGCCTCCAAAACCCATCATTCAGCGTTGCAACAGTTACGAAGATGAGGAGATTGAATCTTCTTCGGGATGTTCATCTGGTCGAGAGTCGCCCACTCCTTCCTCGCCAAAGGGGAAGAAAAGAGTTTCGTTTGCAGACAATAGAGGGTTTGCCCTTGCAACTGTCAAAATAATGACAGAGCCCTCAGATGTACCCCCAAGGTTACGACCAGAACTTTTGGCATCAATCACTCAAGGGGCGACAGCAGGTGTGTCCGCAGGGCCACCTCTCATTCTGGACTTCAAACAACCAGCTTCAGACTATCTTAGTTTCAGAGACAAATTAGAGAAAAATTGTGTTTCTTTGGAGAATGTCATAATCAGAGACTACACTGTCCTTGGAACAGtgaaagttaaaaatgttgcttttgaaaAGAAAGTGCTCTTGAGGTGCACGTTTGATTCTTGGGAGACACATATGGATGTAGATTCTAAGTATGCAACATATCCTGACACCAACAGTATGTTTGATacattttcttttgaatttgAAGTGCCTACCAATTTTGACCTTCAGAAAAAGATGGAATTTGCAGTTTGTTTTGAGGCAGACGGAAAACAATACTGGGATAACAATGAtggaaaaaattacaaaattttctCAGCAGATGTCAAAGCATCTAACCATGATCAAGAACCAGTCAAACCTGTGGAGGATATTTCGAAATTGAGAAACGTGGATTCGTGGACTCAGTTTGCTTCATGGAACAAAGTGGATACCTCTTTGCCATACTGGTAG
- the LOC125658125 gene encoding protein phosphatase 1 regulatory subunit 3B-like isoform X3, translating to MLSTLSHSFTLPRTMPVDYTTYLLSSSPPASMLEQIFSNRCEKLPNTHRFTENVFSFRETAAEVSVMENEKKPPKPIIQRCNSYEDEEIESSSGCSSGRESPTPSSPKGKKRVSFADNRGFALATVKIMTEPSDVPPRLRPELLASITQGATAGVSAGPPLILDFKQPASDYLSFRDKLEKNCVSLENVIIRDYTVLGTVKVKNVAFEKKVLLRCTFDSWETHMDVDSKYATYPDTNSMFDTFSFEFEVPTNFDLQKKMEFAVCFEADGKQYWDNNDGKNYKIFSADVKASNHDQEPVKPVEDISKLRNVDSWTQFASWNKVDTSLPYW from the coding sequence ATGCTAAGCACTCTTTCCCATAGTTTCACTCTTCCGAGAACAATGCCTGTGGATTATACAACTTATCTACTTTCGTCTAGTCCACCAGCTTCCATGCTGGAACAGATATTTTCAAACCGCTGCGAGAAGCTACCAAATACACATCGCTTTACTGAAAACGTCTTCTCCTTCCGAGAGACGGCAGCTGAAGTCAGCGTAATGGAAAATGAAAAGAAGCCTCCAAAACCCATCATTCAGCGTTGCAACAGTTACGAAGATGAGGAGATTGAATCTTCTTCGGGATGTTCATCTGGTCGAGAGTCGCCCACTCCTTCCTCGCCAAAGGGGAAGAAAAGAGTTTCGTTTGCAGACAATAGAGGGTTTGCCCTTGCAACTGTCAAAATAATGACAGAGCCCTCAGATGTACCCCCAAGGTTACGACCAGAACTTTTGGCATCAATCACTCAAGGGGCGACAGCAGGTGTGTCCGCAGGGCCACCTCTCATTCTGGACTTCAAACAACCAGCTTCAGACTATCTTAGTTTCAGAGACAAATTAGAGAAAAATTGTGTTTCTTTGGAGAATGTCATAATCAGAGACTACACTGTCCTTGGAACAGtgaaagttaaaaatgttgcttttgaaaAGAAAGTGCTCTTGAGGTGCACGTTTGATTCTTGGGAGACACATATGGATGTAGATTCTAAGTATGCAACATATCCTGACACCAACAGTATGTTTGATacattttcttttgaatttgAAGTGCCTACCAATTTTGACCTTCAGAAAAAGATGGAATTTGCAGTTTGTTTTGAGGCAGACGGAAAACAATACTGGGATAACAATGAtggaaaaaattacaaaattttctCAGCAGATGTCAAAGCATCTAACCATGATCAAGAACCAGTCAAACCTGTGGAGGATATTTCGAAATTGAGAAACGTGGATTCGTGGACTCAGTTTGCTTCATGGAACAAAGTGGATACCTCTTTGCCATACTGGTAG